DNA from Alnus glutinosa chromosome 2, dhAlnGlut1.1, whole genome shotgun sequence:
tccaaaaaaaaaaaaaaaaaaactccaataaaATACAACTGAAACAacacatacttttttttttttaaaaaaaaaaaaaacaaaaaaaacttcacaTAACCTCTGAGCTTTTATCGTTTTTACAATGTCTcgtcaaagtttaaaaagtctCAATTCAGTTACcatattgaattttcaattttttacaatctCACATATCTCATTAGGGTTTGGAGTTAAATTAAACGATCGAAagataaaattatcattatacccatgtaaactttaaaaaattacaaaattacccttacattacaattaaatttttatttttaaataattgtattttaggAGTTTCAAAAGcctaaatcctaacggaggcgtaatactgaaatttttttaaaattcgatacactaaattgagagttctTGAATTTTAGAAAGAACATTGCAAAAGAGATGGAAGTTCAAGACGGTAAAGtgaattttccatttttttttttccatctacACGGGGCAAATCCTCATaacaaaaattatcaaaataatatcaaagaTATTAAAACTCGTATTGTGCATGCATAATTAACAACTTGAACAAGTTTCACTCTTTCTAATCACTCTTTCACTCTATAGACTATATTAAAACACAAATGTCAcaaaattcataataataataataaaaaagtagcTTCCTTTAGCATTGCATTGTCAACAACAACACTAACAACATttataacaaaaacaacaacaacaatagtCTCAAAATATATAGGCACATTCCGATAAGAAaatagtgaaaaaataaaaataaaaaataaaaaatcgcagtaataaaaatttaataaattataaaaaaaagaaaaaaaaaaaaaaagaagaagaagtaataacaagaatattaaattttaagacCTGACAGTGAAGACAATAAGAAGCTTGGACAGTGTGGGGTGATCGTGATAAGCCTTAGAGGCTCTCTGAAAGAAAGAGTATGAACTCATTGTGAAACCCTAGttttctcttctcctttcttctccaacaagaaagaagagagagagagagagagagagagaaggtcaCAGCAATGGAAGAGCAACAGTTGTCTTTTTTCGTCCAAGGGTATGGCAGAGAGTAGCGTGCGCTTTATATTTAGGATGCCAGGGCTGAAGAGTAACCGTCAAGCaacaatataatattattgttagGGTTTTGTTCTCTTTGTCTTAATTTTTTGACACGTGCTGCATGTAATTACTGTACCACGCAGTCATGGATTTCTTGAGAGCCGTCTGATTGGGTTTTTACAATGATGCTGATCAATGGCCTTAAATCATGGGTGCAATTAatgcttttttcctttctagtggccaaaaaatatattttcctttcaTGAATATGATACAGGGTATGGTGGCAAATCTAGTGTGACAGCAATATACACACCTGTGATATTAGAGGGAGTAATTTATGAGGGTTCTTAGAAGATCTCATGGGATATATTTCCAGGTAGCATAATATTATGAGGCACCCAACTCAATGGTATTAAATTATTACACGTGGTAGGTGATACAGAGAATCATAGTCACTGCATTTGAAGGATGATTTACAGGCCTCCCAAGTCCCAAAAGTTGCCTCAAATTCGGCTTGAATCTCTTCCAAAAATGAATCTTCTTGTCCAGTCAGATACAACTAGCACCCTTGTACGCCAGCTCACTTGCTTGCTAAATATATAAGAAAGAGTTAAAAAGGAAATCAGATACAATTATGCAGAACAAAATTACTATCTTGACAAGGAACAACATGTACcagaagctatatatatatattttcttttctttttaatgacgAGGAACCTCTTCAAGATAAGGCTACTTGGTATACCCACTCCTGTTAGGTAAACCTCGGACTCGTGTtaggaaaagataattaccttGCATATACAGAATACCAAAGCCACTGAGTGCTGTGACCCACTGAAACCCAGTCTCCAGGTAGCTCTGCAGCTGCTTGATCTCCTCCTAAAGGAGCAAATTGGCCGAAATGCTTGTACCTTGCAGTCACAAGTTTCCAGCATCTCATGGGTTAGGAAGGCCAAATAATAAGCAAAAGGCAGCAAAAGAAAAACTTGAAAGTGTACATGTTGTCAATAGGTATATTTTGTTCACTACAATTTTGTCAACAGGCCATCTGCTTCATGGGTGATCTTTTCTTACACAgatcagaagaagaaaagtaaaataGATACTCTAGAAGAGATGTTGAACATGACTCATTGATGAGATGAGAGAAGAGATCATGCTGGTAATTGGGTATACAATATTCACTCAGTCAAGTACACAAGCTAATTTTGTTCTCTTTGTATGTGCAAATTTGCAGTTATCCTCAAAAAGGCGAAAATGGGAGATAAGATAGACTTTGAGTTCTCGGGCAATTTGTGTGGTGACCCTTACAACTTCACACTAATGTGTTCTGCCGAGGCAAGGGCAACAGAAAGAAGCGGCGTTCGAGTTGACATTGCTTACTACTCGGTACGTGCACCAATTGATTACTCTTTCACTCAACAGAATCTAGAATTAGAGACAAAAGGCACAATTGGTTCCATAGATAACATATCAACGCTAGGATGAACATATCCAAGAAAAAGTGGAATTCTTCTGTGGGTGGGGGTAGCAGAGAAAATAGCAACCCTGCTGCTTTTCCTTATGCTCAGATATGAATAATGTTTTAGCTAACTTTGTCCCTGAACAAGTGAAAATGAACATTGTGTCTGACTTCCATGAAAGGACAGAAAAGGATAATAATACCATCTTGATTTAGGAACACTATTCACTTCCCCTATTTTTTGAGGGCTAAGATCCATGTCTCTAGGACATTTAAATCTTCTAAAAATCAATTGAGTATTTCTGACTGTGATTGGCATCAGTAAAGTAGAACCCAGGACTTGTTTTAAGAATGATCTCAATCTGTACATTGACAGACCTGGCACAATCCATAACTACTACATTTTCTTCACTCCAGGTAAGACCCTCATACCCTATATATGAACACCTATATCATGCTATACTTGATAACTTCTCAAAATTTGGCTAACCTATTTCTATTTACACCACTGCTGAATTGGTGATTGTCTGTAGGGCGTTTTTGGATGTCTGGAAATTAAAGGCTTTATTTTGTTATTACAGAACTTGAATTCATAACTCAATAAGTGgcaattaaactttaaaatataaCTTGTTACAATAGTTGCCACTGGCCATTTAGGATGATAATGTTTCTGTGAAGGTGAAGTTATATGTGAGCCAAAAATTTAGCAATTAAGTTTTGTGGAGTTTTAATCAGCTATAACCATTGTAATGTTCTCTGTTATTCTTTGTTCCTTAATGTTTCTATAGTTATAGAAGCCACTACAGTAACTGAAAAGCCTAGAGAGAATAACTTTTTGCATAAAACCTCATGCATTACATATTGTAAGATGACCCGAATAATAGAGTAAAACAGATGAGCATTTTAAAGTAGATGGCATACCTAAAGGGACGAAAGTTATGACGCCCAGAACCTCTAAAACGTCGAGGACCTTCTGGATTATCTTTGATCTGCTGCCGGCTGTTAAAGCACCTCGAGAGATACACACCCTGTTGAGCAGCAACCTAAGTACCCAAAGATGAGAATACATTTGAGTCCCATTATTTGGATAGCAAATGTCATAAATCTATATGAAATATATACCAGCCAGTAGAGGAAAGACATATACCTGTGCAGTTGCGGGCAGACTCTTCATCTGCAAATCTACATGACGAAAAGCTAACTTAAACTCTTCGATATCCACTTCCTTTCTATCATGCCCTTGGGGATCTTTCAGCAGATCTGTCACGTCCCTCAGATGCTTGCTTTGTAGATAGAGATCCACTTGAGGATACCTTATGACGATGTCATCTATCACTTCTTGGAATTCTTCAACAGTTAAGGTACCTGAGTTGTCTTTGTCTGCAGCTTTAAATATGCTTGAGATATCTTCCTAAAGACAGCATGATATCAAAAATGTAACATTACTGTAAAGTACAAATATCAGTTTAGATATGGTCCAGATATCTTCCTCCAAAGACAGCAATTAAGAACCCATGTATGTTAATTTACACTATCAAAGGTGATACAAGATGAATCAGTGCTAACTTGACCAAGTAACCCACAACTTAAACAAATTATTGGCACAAGGGTCTCTGAAATGGAGAGGAACCATTTGATGGtccaaattatatttcacaaatCTAATAGTGTATATGTTGTCACATGGTGTATATgttgtcacgtcatttaaaattttaaataacatggCACTATATACATTGTTcaatgcaacaaaacaaaatcttcaCCATGAAATGGTTTCTCATGGAATGGATCCTATTCCAAAAACCTAAATCTCTTACTAAAAGGATAATCAACAATAATATGATAGATTGCATGATAAATGAACTAAGGAACTTACTGCATCtaaaattataatcaaataGTTAAAGACTTCACATACCATGATTTTACGTTGATCTATTGTAGCACAATCACCGATGGCATAGGCATCTTCATATCCCTTTACTCGGAGCCATTCATCAGTTGCTAGAACATGCCTATTACCCTGCATATAGAGCAGAGCCAATAGTAAATGGTTGAGTACACAAATCAATCATGGTGATAAATGTTGATTGACTTGAAGGTTAGAGCACAAGTGAGTATTGTATTTGCTCCATATATAATGAAAACCCAAATTAAAATTTGGCTCCAACAATACCAATCAACTATctagaaatttcaaaaactcaGTTATCATAAGTGCATaaagtttatttgtttgtttctatatttattttttataagtgcCTACGTTAAACTTATGCAACAAACCTGCCCAATTTGCTCCATAAAATCCCTTACAACTGGACGAGTCCCAATTCCGGTTGACCATACAACCAATCCATGGGGTATGGAGAAAACCTCTCCCTTTGACTTCACCTTCATTGTAACCTCCTTATCAGAAACACTGACAACACGGCATCCTGTTTGAACTTCAATGCcatctcttttaaatttcgtCTCAGCAAATGAACTAATTCTTTC
Protein-coding regions in this window:
- the LOC133861979 gene encoding external alternative NAD(P)H-ubiquinone oxidoreductase B1, mitochondrial-like; this translates as MTVLSFLSRASRAFQGYPACSKLLILCTLSSGGLVAYSESQPDNGTPGVDPNQKELKKKRVLVLGTGWAATSFLKDLDASLYDIQVVSPRNYFAFTPLLPSVTCGTVEARSIVEPIRNIVKKRRGEVNFWEAECVRIDAANKKVLCRSNVESNLVGNREFSLEYDYLVIAVGAQVNTFNTPGVKENCHFLKEVEDCQKIRRSVIDCFETAILPELTEEERKRNLHFVIVGGGPTGVEFAAELHDFFEEDLVNLYSTVKDLVKITVIQSGDHILNTYDERISSFAETKFKRDGIEVQTGCRVVSVSDKEVTMKVKSKGEVFSIPHGLVVWSTGIGTRPVVRDFMEQIGQGNRHVLATDEWLRVKGYEDAYAIGDCATIDQRKIMEDISSIFKAADKDNSGTLTVEEFQEVIDDIVIRYPQVDLYLQSKHLRDVTDLLKDPQGHDRKEVDIEEFKLAFRHVDLQMKSLPATAQVAAQQGVYLSRCFNSRQQIKDNPEGPRRFRGSGRHNFRPFRYKHFGQFAPLGGDQAAAELPGDWVSVGHSTQWLWYSVYASKQVSWRTRVLVVSDWTRRFIFGRDSSRI